The DNA sequence GAgagaaaatttctaaatattacaaTATTTCCCCCTCTCTGGCAGTTTGTGGAGGTGCATGGAGGTGGGTGGTGTATTTATCCCTCTCTAATTTTCATTAAGCTACACTGATgatagagagagaaataaaaacaggctGTACCTTTAAGGAGTTAATATGTTTTCTGTTTAGTTGCAAAACCTACAGGAGTGCAGGCTCTCCAGAGGAAGGGAGGCTGTTTCCTTCATCATTATGTACCCACACGTAGCATCATGCCTGACatgtagtaaatgctcaaaaatatctactaaacaaatgaataaacaacaaTTTACTGTGTACTGAAAAAACAAGAGGTCAGATGTTTGGTGTCCCAGAATGATTTCAAAGCAGACAGAGTTTCCATAGTCAAAGACTAGGGTATTCTTCCACGTCTAGGCTGGTGTTTAGACATTATAACACTATGAAGATTTAACTCTACAAATAAATTATCTCTAAAGGGGGGCAGGGAGTTCCCAGATTTCTAAGCTAAATGTAGTTTCTCCCCCCAGGCAGAAAGTTAAGGCAATCAAGATGCACGGGTGTGGGCTTTGGCACCCTGTTCTCTACAGAAATGTCTGTGATACGTGGTCCTAGAGCACAGAAGTGGATTCTAAACTTCACTGCATTATAGttacactttttctttcttttctttctttctccctccctgacTCCCTGCCCCCAGTAGAAACTCACCTGAAAAAGAGGGGTCTGCTTTTCTGTGCTGGATGTCTTGCTGATCCAGGATTCCAAGGGCCGGCCTGTGCCAGAGCTCTGCGTGACCACGGGGAACTTGGCTGCCAGGGAAGGGCGGTTGGGTGCGtgcagctgctgctcctgctgcacGAGCTGCAGCCTTCTCAGCAATGCCTGAGGGGAGATCACTCCAGAACTGCCAGTCTGAGCGCCAGACAGGGGCAGTGGCTGTCCTGGGAGCGTGCACTGTTCCTTTCCATGAGCCTGATGTCCCAGTGTCTGAGGTGGAAGGGAGCCATTGAAATAGACCGGTGGCGGCTGAGCCAGACCCTTTCCTGAAGCCACAGGGGTGGCAGACGTGGGGACCCTGCCACAGTGCGCTGCCCCTGGGGCTCTCTGAAGTTTCTCTAACAGGCTCTGAGTTCTGGGAGCGCTTGGCACACCGGGAGCAATCCCAGTGTCGTGGCGGGACTCTGGCTGGGCAGGTCCAGTAAAAACTCCCCCCGAAGAACGGGGATTGCCATTCTCACAGGGCCGGTTTTCAGGCAGCTCTGACAATGGGTGCAGGTCTGCGCTCCTGACCATGAGCTTCTGAATGGCCGGACAGAGCTGCTTCTCAGTGGCCGGCGAGCGGCCCTGGGGTTCCTCATAGGACAGGGAGCGCACAACCCCCTGCCGGACTGGAAActtctcctgctgctgctgctgctgctgctggagggACGGTGGAGGCTCCATGGCTCCCTGACACGGAGCTTTGTCCTGCTTCCCAAACAGAGCTGTCAAGGATAAGTGTTGGGGTGCAGGGTCTGAGGcctggaaaacataaaaatacctgAGAATGGGTCCACATACAATTTTTTTATATGGGTGGGCCATGAAACATAACTTACCTAATGAATGATTGTGTCTATTTACAAAGGATTGATTAGAGAGGATAAAAaaacttaattataaaaaattttaaaaatgtgagacttcctttttaatgtcaaaattttTCACAGCATTCTCCCCCACCATCTCCAAGACAGTTGCTATATTTTCATATCTGTTGAATGATAAAATATGGTCCTTGAGGGGTCTGGGGTTTCacagttggggaccactgtgatATGAAGTTATACACAGTAAAAGGTAACCAATCTCTTCAGCAGAGAGCTATTTAACCCTGCAGACCACAAGGAGATACTGAGAAAACACAGGGATATGAGGATTTCAGAACTCCTGGGAGCTTTTCACAGAATTtaatctcatttgatcctttcaACTATATAACggtagcatttaaaaaatcatcagatACAGAGAGTCTACCTTGGCCCAGCCAGATACAAAGCTACTTCCTTCTTGCTCCGTAAGATCTCTACCTCTTTCTGTTGCTTTCTGCATTGTTGCACTAAGAAAACATAAGCTTCATTCTAAAGTCAACATATTCTGGTCTCTCtattagaatataataaaaaatttccatGGAAAGCAAATAATGAacagagctaaaaaaaaatcagcaaagagttctttttaaaaatttcgaTGTAAGACTTTCATTAGCTagtctttatgtattttggctCCATGTTCATTTTCACAATTGATTTAAACTAATTccttttgtggaaaaaaaaagcctctttAAGAATAACCATGATAAAATGACACAGCCACATTATGTTTACAATCAACAATGGGACCTGCAGATTAgcaatttttgttattgctgtattaccctgaaaaatatatatactgatATAAAAGCTGCTATAATGTTTATACTTAGATTGCAAATACAGCAAGAAGTCATCAGGCCTACGGAGGAATGTGACACCACGCCTTCAGACTCTGAGCTCTCTGAGAACAGGTGCCCCACAACACCCAACGCTGTACCTGGTATTAGGGCGGTGCCAGAAATGGTGAACTCAATTTTGTTGCCTCGGTGGTTGTTCTGTCAGTGGCCTTGGCAAAGCACCTACCCCAGAAGAATATGGACCCAACGGGTAATGTTCCTGTCACCTCTGACAATGTTATTAGTTGCCTGccgctttttaaaaaaacactttatctTTTAAGGAGTTCAAGTCCACAAGAGAGTAGCACAGAATGccaaaagtaaacattttaaccCTTTTCTAGGGAAGAGTAAgttaataatcattaaaaaatctcTAATTTGAAATCTCTTTTTCCTGGATTTGCCATAAAGCATTCTTAAGCATTCTTTAGCATCACCAGGCCTCCCGTGACTGTGCTCTGGGTCAAAGCTCGTTGGGAGCCCACAGAGACACTGAGTATGAACAGCAGCGGATTTTGTACCTGGCTGGGCTGAGGTGTGCGTTGCTGCTGGTTTTCACTGGGCTTCACTGGAATTGGTTTGATGAGATTGGGGTTGTCATAGATGGCAGACGAACTGGTTATCTTTTTTGGCTCAGAACAGGTTTTacactgaaatggaaaaaaaaaaactcacttcaTTTTTGGTATGAAATAAgctttagtctttttaaaagaatataccTTCTTGCTTCTTATCTAATTGGTAGATGGCCAttttatgatacatttttatgCACAGAGGAAAATCCCTTCAATTTCTCTGAATGAGCTATATTTGAGTATAAATCGagttcaaatttaattttttgtaactGCACTACACAGTGCTCTAAAATATTACCAACAGCATCGACCTGTAGGCGCGAGAGGCTCTTAGATACTTGGGTAATTGAAAGGCCATATATATGCTTAAGAAGTAATAGTTTACAGATATGTAGTCTAATGCTTTTCAATGATAAACAATTATAGAAACTATTCCTTAAATAATGTGTCTGGATTATAGTAGGGTTTTCCCCTCCATTAGCAGTTGACTTATAATAAAATTGGAGAGATGTTGAGTATATTTCATCAAAGCAACTAAACCTTTTTGGTCTACAAACCAAAAAGTAGAGCTGACTCAAACCactgattttaaaattgctaacatcatctttatttaataaatgacttCTTGCATAAACAGAATAATTCAAATCTGAGTGTTCTGAACCACTTACTACAAATTAGAGTTTTGTAGAGAAAGAGACAAGAGACAAGCCTCCTCATTTCAAACACTGACTCATTATCATACATTAATCTAACCAACCATGCAATTGCTAACACAGTAGGATTCATAACAAAAAGAGCATAGCAATGAGGTTGGTGTCTATTTTGCAAAAGCaccaaataaaacaatataaaaatgccATCTTCTGTACCGTAGACTCGCTAGCATTGTTAGTTTCAACTGTACAGTCAAGGCCTCTGGCCAGAAAATTTTTCATACTGTACCTGACATGGAATGTGCTTTAAACACAATCTTGTCCCTCAGGAACCCATGGTTCCCAATGCGTTTTACAGTTATTGGGGTGTATTTTCTAATTCAAAGATCCAGGGGTATGGAGCCTATCACTACTGTGTGCATTTAGGTTTGTAAGGTTACCCAtacaaaagacaaattatttcCTTCCAAGCATTGCCAATAATTTGGATATTTGGCACAAGCATTAAGTGAGATGTGAAATCACTTCATAAATCATAAagtattatttctaattcttaggTGAATGATGGTACTTAATGGTATGGCTGCATGGAGCCACTGGCCTGGATTTCCAAGACATGGAGAAGCAAGGCAAGAATACAGCCTAAGATATGGCCCCTTACAAAATTGTAGCATGAAAAGCCTTTAACTTCCCCTTGCTATTTAAAAGAAAGTGGATGCTTAACTTTCACTGAATCACCCTTTCTgtacttctttgttttctgtgttcaAGAACACTGAATTTCAAGCAAAGAAAAACGGATTTTCCCCACCTTCCCTCTGCACATATCCATGTGGGCAAAGAGGCTGCTTTGTCTCTTGATATGCATAACCCTCTGACAGCTTCTGCTCATTCAAACGTATCTCTAAAAGTTGTTTGTTATGTTACTGCAGCTGTCTACCTACCCTTGTACAAAGCCTTGCTTTTATGTAAAAATTGCTCCCTCTTATCAAATTGCTCAGAATTAATCATCCATCTCAATAGTTTGTAGCTTGTTTTCCAGTTGTTTAATTTTCTATGCTGCTCCAGACCAACATATCTTtaaaatacttgggaaaaaacagttttccaaaaaaaaaaaaaatgaatcacagatTCTTTATAGAACCTGaggcagttttttaaaacttcaagaaCTATGTCACATAATCCCATTTtatcacacacaaacacaaatatatatatttatgcctCAAGGATAGTCTGAAAGAAAACACAGTAAAAGTACAAAAAgtagatatcttttttatactttttaaatttttttttattcaatagcAAAAGACACTTAATTTCTATAACTTCATAAATGAGTTATAACTATATTCAGGAAAGAACTGTTTTTAACTCTTGTCTTAAACCACAGAACACAAAATAGTCCACTTCTGAATACTCCAAGTCTAACTGCAGCCTGTAGTTCATTTCTGGCCCTGGTTCCTTTTCTTACTGAGCTTCGGTTATTTTATGACTCACTTGCACCTCAACTAGAAATTGAATAGGAAGGAggtaaaagaagaatgaagtgCAAATTAACATCATTGCTGCTTTAAAGCTGATTCATAGAAAGTTATTTCTCAGAGGAGAATGcataaaatattggcaaaataaggttttcaaattattttattaacttccTACAAAAAGTTGTATCTGGTGTCACTAGACTTCACTTACCAATATCATACACCAATAGCTcaaatttttcttagttttactAATTTTTGGGATTTTCATAAATTTAAGAGTTCTAGagagacttaaacataagacttaaagttataaaactactagaagaaaacacagggaaaaagcTCCATGAACTTGGTCTgcgcaatgatttcttggatatgaccccaaagacaggtaacaaaagcaaatgggattatatcaaactaaaaagcttctgcacagcaaaggaaacaacagagtgaagagacaacctgtggaatgaaagaaaataattgcacatcatacatctgataaggggttaatatccaaaatatataaggaactcaagtcAATAGTAATaaaacaacctgatttaaaaatgggtcaggcaaaggacctgaatagacatttttcaaaagaagacacaaaaatggccaacaggtatttgaaaaaatactcaacatcactaattaccagggaaatgcagattaaaaccacaatgagatacaacctCAAACTTCACAGTAGAATGTCTACTATCAAAAGGTGAAACattaaatgttggtgaggatgtagaaaaaagggaacccttgtacattgttggtgggaatgtaaattgccgtatccattatggaaaacagtatggagattcctcaaaaaattaaaaacagaactaccatatgatccggcaactcccacttctgggtatttatccaaaggaagtgaaatcagTCTGTTGCAGAGGTATCTGCGCCcctatgttcactgcagcactatgcacaatagtcaagatagggaatcaacctaagtgtccatcaacagatgagcggataaagaaaatgtggcacatatatacaatggaatgctattcagctttaaagaaggaaatcctgtcatttgcaacaacataggtggacctagaggacattatgttaagcaaaataagccaggcacagaaagacaaatactgcacaatctcacttatatatggaatccaaaaaagtcaaactcacaggAGCAGAgtgtagaatggtggctgccaggggctgagggaggggagaagatTGGGGAGATGCTGaccaaaggatacaaaattccaGTTAGACACGAGTAATAAGTTCAAGAGGTCTATTGTACATCatgatgactacagttaataacaatatattgtatacttaaaagtTGCTAACAGAGTAATCTGGCTGTTAATGGCAGAAggaataatttcttctttatttatctCATGGTGGGAGCAACTGACATTATGTATATAACaacatatatttgatttttacagAAAAGCACAGTCTATACATTAATTAGACATTTGCATTTTATGTCAACAGTATAACAACAAATCTGTGGGGCATAAAGATGAATAGAACATTGTTTTAACTGGACTTACAGTGTAGTGAGAGATGTTGActtaaatgtaataaatgaagaagaacaaaataagttCTAAATAGTCATAGACTGGGAGTTCATTGGGAAGAATTAATTTTACGTGGAAAAACTCCACGTAAAAAGGACATTTTTACTGGGCCTTGAAGGATACATATAATAGATTCTGAAGGGCAAGCAAAATGAGGGGCAAAATATTTCAAGTTGTAGATATAGTATAAAGTGATGACCTAAATTAAATCTTCAAAACCATGTATGTTTCTGATGTTtctgagtgtgtgcgtgtgtgttcgTGTGCTCTCCTATGTCATGGTCAGTCAGGTGAGGCCACAGAGGAGACACAGGGGAGTCTGAGGAAAACACAGTTTATTCTACTCACAGGTACTGGAAACGAGGAGGTGTGCCACACCATGCGGGGCCACACGTGGAAGCCACCAGGGTGTCAGGAACAAGGAAAAGCCTAGGCTAGAGCCGTTATTGGGATTTCCGTGGGAAAGGCAAGACAGGGCGTGGTAAACAGTGAGGCCTGGCTAGTCTTCAATAACCGCTGCAGGCCCTAAGCTATAGGGGTGGTCCCTAGACACCTGGTGCCTGGCCTGGCTGGGCAGGATGACTGAGGCAGAGGAACACAGTATGGGCCAGAGGGGGCCATCTCTGCACTGGTCACTTTGCGTACAAAAGGCCTACTCCAGGCTGAACCCTTTGTGGTCTCTAAGAACTGGATGTCTGGAGAGGGGTGGTCTCCTCAGCCAGAAAGgtttttaagatgtcaaaacattataacatacagaaaataaaaaatatggacaacacagtgtgtgtgcgtgtgtgtgtgtgtgttgagaggagagagggaaagaaaataatttttgtttaatatttatatttattacttgtCACTGTTATGTTGTCTTCATGGAACCTAAGTTCCTAGAGGGCAGAATTGTCATCTTTTAAAGATTAATCTTTAATGAGCCTACTACAGTACAATTAATAAAGTGTAATTGTCTAATTATTTGACTAGTTGCCAAGTTATCAGGATACCTTTTAATGaattttgaagaattaaaaaaaataaaaaactaatacagaAAAAGTTGCTATGGTGTGAGGCTGGGATTAAGGCATCTCTGTGCAGGCCCTGTGACAGAAAGGCAATGAAACTCTGGCTTGCTCACATCCATGTTCCTTCCCTCCGTCGTTCAGCACCACCCTGTGTTAGGCACTTGGAAGATGACCAGGGATATAGAGATGGATAAAGGACGTTCTTTGTActcaagaagctcacagtctaTCAAGTCAGAGGTATTGAGGAGAAACTTGGTCAACTGTCTGTGTGTTCCACTTCATTTAGGGTTTTTCTGATTGCTCCCTTGTGGCATCGGTTAACCTGTTtttccacctcccctcccctcaccccacccccattcacCTTCTGTAAACCAGAAGGGCAGAGCTCAAGGCTCAGATTCAGGATCAGCCTTTCGGCAAGAATATGTCAGGGTGTGGCTGTACACACTTCACATCAGGAGGCCATAAATGCCTGGAGATCCAGCCAGTGCGGTTCCGGGGGAGGCAGCCTGGTCCGGCCACAGTCGGGTTTGCATCAGCCTTTGCCATAACATCAGCATCACTGATGATCAGTGCCGGCCTGAGTCAATGACTTCACTAGGGTGTTTTTACGTTCTATTATGCCCTCTACATTGACTAGCTGGAA is a window from the Eulemur rufifrons isolate Redbay chromosome 16, OSU_ERuf_1, whole genome shotgun sequence genome containing:
- the LOC138396750 gene encoding mRNA-decapping enzyme 1B-like, with translation MLTTQMLLASHHRFEDAHNLFDVFFTVSIYGIWFYDKEECQRIAELMKNLTQYEQLKAHQGAGAGPSPVIPNSGEGTEVDILRMLTKAKDEYTKCKTCSEPKKITSSSAIYDNPNLIKPIPVKPSENQQQRTPQPSQASDPAPQHLSLTALFGKQDKAPCQGAMEPPPSLQQQQQQQQEKFPVRQGVVRSLSYEEPQGRSPATEKQLCPAIQKLMVRSADLHPLSELPENRPCENGNPRSSGGVFTGPAQPESRHDTGIAPGVPSAPRTQSLLEKLQRAPGAAHCGRVPTSATPVASGKGLAQPPPVYFNGSLPPQTLGHQAHGKEQCTLPGQPLPLSGAQTGSSGVISPQALLRRLQLVQQEQQLHAPNRPSLAAKFPVVTQSSGTGRPLESWISKTSSTEKQTPLFQVSSPQHTPAAAAASLLMTPMVFTQSSSAPAKERGSRPLPAGGQEPPVATTGLLLPVRSPEPSAVTRGPLTKLQLQEALLYLVQNDDSFLNIIYEAYLFSMTQAAMKKTM